A stretch of Cupriavidus necator DNA encodes these proteins:
- a CDS encoding DUF2955 domain-containing protein encodes MSTDSPVLPMPARDPRAQRSLRVASGTALCLAASFGLGLPIPMLAPVLGVFLLASVNQPVSPKAGLGLVLVVMLTTGTGLLLIPMLRYYPVSGVLMIGLCLFLAFSYGLRGGNNLVSTFLVIGLTMISAAGTFDFGLAVMVIGALVKGLLVAVVVLALCHWLFPEPAGAQARPAAKALPDDQAAWIALRAALVVMPAFLLALNDPAAYIPIIMKAVSLGRQSCTTTARGAGRELLGSTLFGGVLAILFWCALSLFVHLWMYFLWMLLFGLLAARKLYGLSPSRYPPGFWVNTLVTLIILLGQSVQDSAAGKDVYTAFAVRMGLFVGVTLYAWLMIELLDQPRGARRHAR; translated from the coding sequence ATGTCTACTGACAGCCCGGTGCTGCCGATGCCCGCGCGCGATCCACGCGCCCAGCGTTCGCTGCGCGTGGCGAGCGGCACCGCGCTGTGCCTGGCGGCCAGCTTCGGCCTGGGCCTGCCGATCCCCATGCTCGCGCCGGTGCTCGGCGTGTTCCTGCTGGCCAGCGTCAACCAGCCGGTGTCGCCCAAGGCCGGGCTGGGCCTGGTGCTGGTCGTGATGCTGACCACCGGCACTGGCCTGCTGCTGATCCCCATGCTGCGCTACTACCCCGTCAGCGGCGTGCTGATGATCGGCCTGTGCCTGTTCCTGGCCTTTAGCTACGGACTGCGCGGCGGCAACAACCTGGTCTCCACCTTCCTGGTGATCGGCCTGACCATGATCTCGGCGGCGGGCACCTTCGATTTCGGGCTGGCGGTCATGGTCATCGGTGCCCTGGTCAAGGGGCTGCTCGTCGCGGTCGTGGTGCTGGCACTTTGCCACTGGCTCTTTCCCGAACCGGCCGGCGCGCAGGCGCGGCCTGCGGCCAAGGCCTTGCCGGATGACCAGGCCGCCTGGATTGCGCTGCGTGCGGCGCTGGTGGTGATGCCGGCCTTCCTGCTGGCGCTGAACGACCCGGCCGCGTACATCCCGATCATCATGAAAGCGGTCAGCCTCGGCCGGCAAAGCTGCACCACCACGGCACGCGGCGCCGGGCGCGAACTGCTTGGCTCGACCTTGTTCGGTGGCGTGCTGGCCATCCTGTTCTGGTGCGCACTCAGCCTGTTCGTGCATTTGTGGATGTACTTCCTGTGGATGCTGCTGTTTGGCCTGCTGGCGGCGCGCAAGCTGTATGGCCTCAGCCCGTCGCGGTACCCGCCAGGCTTCTGGGTGAACACTCTGGTGACGCTGATCATCCTGCTGGGCCAGTCCGTGCAGGACAGCGCGGCCGGGAAGGATGTCTATACCGCCTTCGCCGTGCGCATGGGCCTGTTTGTCGGCGTCACGCTGTATGCCTGGCTGATGATCGAGCTGCTCGACCAGCCGCGCGGCGCACGACGGCATGCCCGCTGA
- a CDS encoding LysR family transcriptional regulator, translating to MTINFNLNDLQAFRAVAELNSFRKAATSLNVSQPAFSRRIDKLEEALGVRLLDRTTRRVSLTTVGRDFDRKVKEILDELDQALLGIRGVTTTRMGEVTIACVPSTVYYFLPQVISRYHAQYPKIRVKILDASANEVLSAVSRSEADFGIDFVGGQEPDIEFRPLLEERFVAACRRDHPLAERRQVTWADLAEYDYISVSKASGNRLLLDQALSNVSRLPQSIYETQHVTTTLGLVEAGLGIAAVPSIAMPGPDHPLLVSVPLTDPVVTRKIGLIRRKSRSLTPAAQQLYDFLCETRPRRGAPAGKRRGK from the coding sequence ATGACCATCAACTTCAACCTCAATGATTTGCAGGCGTTTCGTGCCGTTGCCGAACTGAATAGCTTCCGCAAGGCGGCTACCTCCCTGAACGTCTCACAGCCGGCCTTTAGCCGTCGCATAGACAAGCTTGAAGAGGCCTTGGGAGTGCGCTTACTCGACCGCACCACCCGCCGGGTTAGCCTTACGACCGTCGGCCGGGATTTCGACCGAAAGGTAAAGGAGATACTTGACGAACTGGATCAGGCACTGCTGGGCATACGCGGAGTGACAACGACGCGGATGGGGGAAGTGACTATTGCTTGCGTACCGTCGACGGTTTATTACTTCTTGCCGCAAGTCATCTCGCGTTACCACGCGCAGTATCCGAAGATTCGGGTAAAGATTCTGGATGCCAGCGCAAACGAGGTACTGTCAGCGGTGTCGCGCAGTGAAGCAGATTTCGGGATCGATTTCGTGGGAGGCCAAGAGCCAGACATTGAATTCAGGCCCTTGCTGGAGGAACGGTTCGTTGCGGCCTGCCGTCGCGATCATCCACTCGCGGAGCGACGGCAAGTGACCTGGGCAGACCTCGCCGAATATGACTACATCTCGGTCAGCAAAGCTTCCGGCAACCGGCTGCTCCTCGATCAGGCGCTTTCGAACGTGTCACGATTGCCGCAGAGTATCTACGAGACGCAGCACGTCACCACGACCTTGGGCTTGGTCGAAGCCGGGCTTGGCATCGCAGCGGTGCCATCCATCGCCATGCCAGGTCCAGATCATCCGCTTCTAGTTAGTGTCCCACTAACCGACCCGGTCGTGACGCGCAAAATTGGGTTAATACGCCGCAAGAGCCGATCCTTAACACCTGCCGCGCAGCAGCTCTATGACTTCCTTTGCGAAACACGACCAAGACGTGGCGCGCCCGCCGGCAAACGGCGTGGCAAATAA
- a CDS encoding adenylosuccinate lyase family protein, whose protein sequence is MASTIIDSRIFGDMFSDARMREVWSDENRTAKYLDIERALAKVQGELGIIPQEAADEIVKNCELSQIDWVRLKAKTEQIGYPIIAVVNQINANCRDGLGEFCHWGATTQDITDTAAVLQMREGLALIESDLDDIADALATLAKQYRDTPVIGRSNLQQATPITFGYKMASILAGIERHRERLQQLKPRVLMGEFGGASGTLSSLQTGAMETQAALMKELGLAQPLISWHTVRDTIAEVGAFLGLVGGSLGKIAMDVKLMMQTEVAEVFEPFAPGRGSSSTMPQKRNPISCLYIHANISVARQHAAALMDAMVADHERSTGPWEIEWVSLPEIFCLISGALKQAKFVLQGLEVDAARMRANIDMTNGLVMSEAVMMGLGPYIGREYAHDLVYDLCREAIANNRPLIDILAAHPEVSSHVSRAQLEAMCDPRNNLGQAGVMVDRVLASRR, encoded by the coding sequence ATGGCTTCCACCATCATTGATTCCCGCATTTTTGGCGACATGTTTAGCGACGCGCGCATGCGCGAAGTGTGGTCCGATGAAAACCGCACGGCTAAATACCTGGACATCGAGCGAGCATTGGCAAAAGTGCAAGGTGAGCTTGGCATCATCCCGCAGGAAGCGGCCGACGAGATCGTCAAGAATTGCGAACTTTCCCAAATTGACTGGGTTAGGCTCAAGGCAAAGACTGAACAGATCGGATATCCGATTATCGCGGTGGTCAACCAGATCAACGCGAACTGCCGGGATGGGCTTGGCGAATTCTGCCATTGGGGTGCCACCACCCAGGACATTACCGACACAGCGGCGGTGTTGCAGATGCGCGAGGGCCTGGCACTGATCGAGTCGGATCTCGACGACATCGCTGACGCGCTTGCGACGCTGGCGAAGCAGTACCGCGACACGCCGGTGATCGGTCGGTCCAACCTGCAGCAAGCCACCCCTATTACGTTCGGCTACAAGATGGCCAGCATCCTTGCTGGCATCGAGCGCCACCGCGAGCGGCTACAGCAGTTGAAGCCGCGAGTGCTAATGGGTGAGTTCGGCGGCGCATCCGGTACGCTTTCCTCGTTGCAGACGGGAGCCATGGAAACACAGGCTGCGTTGATGAAGGAACTTGGGCTGGCGCAGCCACTGATCTCCTGGCACACGGTGCGCGATACGATTGCCGAAGTGGGCGCGTTTCTCGGACTCGTCGGCGGCTCGCTCGGCAAGATCGCCATGGACGTGAAGCTCATGATGCAGACCGAAGTTGCCGAGGTGTTCGAACCCTTTGCGCCGGGGCGCGGCTCTTCATCGACCATGCCGCAGAAGCGCAACCCGATTTCGTGCCTGTACATCCACGCCAACATCTCGGTTGCACGGCAGCACGCGGCGGCCCTGATGGATGCGATGGTGGCTGATCACGAGCGTTCAACAGGCCCGTGGGAGATCGAATGGGTATCCCTACCGGAGATTTTTTGCCTGATTTCCGGTGCCCTGAAGCAGGCGAAGTTCGTGTTGCAGGGCTTGGAAGTGGACGCGGCTCGCATGCGCGCGAATATCGACATGACAAACGGGCTAGTTATGTCTGAGGCGGTGATGATGGGCCTGGGTCCATATATTGGGCGCGAGTATGCGCACGATCTGGTCTATGACCTTTGCCGCGAGGCCATTGCCAACAACCGACCCTTGATCGACATCCTCGCGGCACATCCGGAAGTAAGCAGCCACGTGTCACGCGCACAACTCGAGGCCATGTGCGATCCACGCAACAATCTTGGCCAAGCCGGCGTAATGGTCGACAGGGTACTGGCTAGCCGGCGCTAA
- a CDS encoding potassium channel family protein — MLSNLLIGLPVMLLCLLLQAVFVAICLRYYVRFKHVRQGRESLGQDILLLSVVMVLMLLGNFVQMAIWAVLFMLLGEFGDFATALYHSGVNFATLGYGDIVMSEARRLLGPLEAANGILMFGVSTAVMTAAVLDVIKRNPAKLRQDEGP; from the coding sequence ATGCTGAGCAACCTGCTGATCGGCCTTCCCGTAATGCTGCTCTGCCTGCTGCTGCAGGCGGTCTTCGTGGCTATCTGCCTGCGCTACTACGTGCGCTTCAAGCATGTCCGGCAAGGCCGCGAATCGCTCGGGCAGGACATCCTGCTGTTGTCGGTCGTGATGGTGCTGATGTTGCTCGGCAACTTCGTGCAGATGGCGATCTGGGCCGTCTTGTTCATGCTGTTGGGCGAGTTCGGCGATTTCGCCACCGCGCTCTATCACTCGGGCGTGAACTTCGCCACGCTGGGCTACGGCGATATCGTCATGTCCGAAGCCCGGCGCTTGCTGGGGCCGCTCGAGGCGGCCAACGGCATCCTGATGTTCGGCGTCTCCACCGCAGTGATGACCGCGGCGGTGCTGGACGTGATCAAGCGCAACCCGGCCAAGCTGCGGCAGGACGAGGGGCCATAG
- a CDS encoding Bug family tripartite tricarboxylate transporter substrate binding protein, whose translation MQSSKRLLLCSIAIAVSLGSVSAFGAFPDKRISLVVPTAAGGANDAMARVVGQAMSTILNQTIVVDNKAGANGAIASEFVMRAPPDGYTLLLGYVATHAMNPALQKLRYDPVKDFVPVGMVGSSATVMVVNPNLKANDAKGVVTLLKATPGKISYASAGNGTAPHFAAEMFKLSTGTEMLHVPYKGSAPAINDTVAGQTQVMFPSLFTAMPQLKNGKLKAVGIAGSKRSSLMPELPTLKEQGIDDVDVSQWYAIFAPANTPAPVVEALNKALNQALKDKAVVQRLEGQGAEVTTMSTAQMRTFIQEEQVKWKKVVQAAKLKAD comes from the coding sequence ATGCAATCATCGAAGCGACTTTTACTTTGCAGCATTGCGATCGCGGTATCACTTGGCAGCGTCAGCGCCTTTGGTGCGTTCCCTGACAAGAGAATTTCGCTGGTAGTGCCCACCGCAGCGGGAGGCGCTAATGACGCCATGGCGCGGGTAGTTGGCCAGGCAATGTCGACCATTCTCAATCAGACAATCGTGGTCGACAACAAAGCGGGGGCGAACGGCGCGATTGCCAGTGAGTTTGTCATGCGTGCCCCACCGGACGGCTACACGTTGCTACTCGGCTACGTGGCGACACATGCCATGAACCCTGCGCTGCAGAAGCTTCGGTACGATCCCGTTAAGGATTTTGTGCCCGTTGGCATGGTGGGTTCTTCGGCAACCGTGATGGTCGTCAATCCAAACCTGAAGGCCAACGATGCCAAGGGAGTCGTGACGCTACTCAAAGCAACGCCAGGAAAGATCAGTTACGCGTCGGCGGGCAATGGAACCGCTCCGCATTTTGCCGCGGAGATGTTCAAACTCTCGACCGGCACCGAGATGCTTCATGTGCCGTATAAGGGGTCAGCTCCGGCGATTAACGACACAGTTGCCGGGCAGACACAAGTGATGTTTCCGAGTCTTTTCACCGCCATGCCCCAGTTGAAGAACGGCAAGCTGAAGGCGGTCGGGATTGCAGGCAGCAAGCGCTCTTCGCTGATGCCAGAGTTGCCCACGCTGAAGGAACAAGGGATCGACGACGTTGATGTTTCCCAGTGGTATGCCATCTTCGCCCCCGCGAACACACCAGCCCCCGTTGTAGAAGCATTGAACAAGGCATTAAACCAGGCGTTGAAGGATAAAGCCGTTGTCCAGCGTTTGGAGGGACAAGGCGCAGAGGTTACGACCATGTCCACGGCCCAGATGCGAACATTTATTCAGGAGGAACAGGTCAAGTGGAAGAAAGTAGTTCAGGCGGCAAAACTGAAGGCGGACTGA
- a CDS encoding AI-2E family transporter, producing the protein MLPTPTSERALSRGLLDVLIRAGLIAVLAIFCFRIFRPFLDLIVWSVILAVTIYPLQVRLRRRLGNKDGRAATLIVLAAIAIIALPAYLLGAAMIDSMENAIAIVKSEGIHIPPPHESVASWPLVGQRLYDLWLQAASDLASVVQTLAPQIKEISLAVLAAAAGIGKGLLIFVFALIIGGIFMAYGEAGNRSTVQIASRIFGLERGQRIATLCTATIRAVAQGVVGIAFIQMLLIGIGFVIKGVPAAGVLAMAVLLLGIAQLPATLITVPVIIYVFATEGASVATIVFAIYVFVAGLADNVLKPLLLGRGVDVPMPVVLIGALGGMVTGGVIGLFIGPVVLAVGYQLFWQWVEDPPPQADPGNQQQT; encoded by the coding sequence ATGTTGCCCACGCCCACTTCAGAGAGAGCGCTGTCCCGCGGACTACTCGATGTGCTGATCCGTGCCGGGCTGATCGCGGTGCTGGCAATCTTCTGCTTCCGGATATTCCGCCCCTTCCTCGATCTCATTGTCTGGTCCGTGATCCTGGCGGTGACCATCTACCCGCTCCAGGTCAGGCTCAGGCGCAGGCTGGGCAACAAGGACGGCCGCGCCGCCACGCTGATCGTGCTGGCCGCCATCGCCATCATTGCGCTGCCAGCCTACCTGCTGGGCGCCGCCATGATCGACTCGATGGAGAATGCGATCGCCATCGTCAAGAGCGAAGGCATTCATATTCCGCCACCGCATGAGTCGGTCGCCAGCTGGCCGCTGGTTGGCCAGCGCCTGTATGACCTCTGGCTGCAAGCCGCCTCGGACCTGGCCAGCGTGGTGCAGACGCTGGCGCCTCAGATCAAGGAAATCAGCCTGGCCGTGCTGGCCGCAGCCGCCGGCATCGGCAAGGGGCTGCTGATCTTCGTCTTCGCGCTGATTATCGGGGGCATCTTCATGGCCTACGGCGAGGCCGGCAACCGCAGCACCGTGCAGATTGCCTCGCGCATTTTCGGCCTGGAGCGGGGCCAGCGCATCGCCACGCTATGCACCGCGACCATCCGTGCTGTGGCGCAGGGCGTGGTCGGCATCGCCTTCATCCAGATGCTGCTGATCGGCATAGGTTTTGTGATCAAGGGGGTTCCTGCCGCGGGCGTGCTGGCCATGGCCGTGCTGCTGCTGGGCATCGCGCAGTTGCCGGCAACGCTGATCACGGTGCCGGTGATCATCTATGTCTTTGCCACGGAAGGTGCCAGCGTTGCCACTATCGTCTTCGCCATCTATGTCTTCGTGGCGGGACTGGCCGACAACGTGCTCAAGCCACTGCTGCTCGGGCGCGGCGTCGATGTGCCGATGCCGGTGGTATTGATCGGTGCCCTGGGCGGCATGGTGACAGGCGGCGTGATCGGCCTGTTTATCGGTCCGGTGGTGCTTGCGGTCGGGTATCAGCTGTTCTGGCAATGGGTGGAAGACCCGCCGCCGCAAGCGGATCCCGGCAACCAGCAACAGACCTGA
- a CDS encoding 4-oxalomesaconate tautomerase yields MSKTIPCVLMRAGTSRGPFFLREWLPESVEARDQALIGAIGASDPLQLDGVGGGSTLNSKVAIVSRSTQPGCDLDYLFVQVGVGNSSVDTRPNCGNMLSGVAPFAIEQGLVAAQLGSTRVRVHNVNTGSRIDVTVRTPNGRVTYDGDTRIDGVAGTGSPILLDFVDAWGAVTGKVFPTGNRVDLIDGIEVTCIDAAMPLMLVRARDLGVSGREAPATLDNDPILLARLEALRLQAGQLMGLGDVSDSVIPKPVLVSPGDSPESITSRYFTPRKCHASHAVTGAIGVASAFALPGTVASQLTRLPGRHALVVLHPAGRIEVEVELEGEGDAATVTRAALVRTARKIIEGQLHLPEYVFSRPEGSRVKQASARHSLRIIVPTRAGGGNDLVAHLIGPRLGRLLGHDVIIDNRPGANGGIACEYVARAVPDGQTLLLGYIGTHSMNPALQPVGYDPVSSFSPVGLIGSSPILLVANPMQTPLDLGTLVAHMKREPGRFRYASAGDGTPPHFAAELFQLATGTSMRSTTFEGAAPAIASTIDGRTQVMFASLLTAYRPVGAGQLRALAVAGPKRLPVLPEVPTLAELGVRGMELTQWYGLFAPAGTAATMVEQLNGALAAVLRDPEVKEGFESYGAAPEPGGSELLARRVETELERWQRIVRVSGLAPSSIDGDPVQQFLEPC; encoded by the coding sequence ATGAGCAAGACAATACCTTGCGTGCTGATGCGAGCCGGCACCTCGCGCGGGCCGTTCTTTCTGCGGGAGTGGCTGCCCGAAAGCGTAGAGGCTCGCGACCAGGCGTTGATCGGTGCCATCGGTGCCTCCGACCCGCTTCAACTGGACGGGGTGGGCGGCGGTAGCACGCTGAACAGCAAGGTGGCGATTGTTTCGCGATCCACGCAACCCGGCTGTGACCTTGACTACCTGTTCGTACAGGTAGGAGTGGGTAACTCCTCGGTGGACACCCGGCCCAACTGCGGCAATATGCTTTCCGGAGTCGCACCCTTTGCGATCGAGCAAGGCCTGGTTGCAGCCCAACTCGGCTCAACCCGCGTGCGCGTTCACAACGTCAATACAGGCTCGCGAATCGATGTGACGGTCCGCACGCCTAATGGGCGGGTCACCTATGACGGCGACACTCGAATCGATGGCGTTGCGGGCACTGGGTCACCAATCTTGCTCGATTTCGTCGATGCGTGGGGCGCAGTGACCGGAAAGGTCTTTCCGACGGGCAACCGCGTTGACCTGATTGACGGCATCGAAGTGACTTGTATCGATGCGGCGATGCCATTGATGCTCGTCCGGGCACGCGACCTCGGTGTCAGTGGACGCGAGGCGCCGGCCACGCTCGACAATGATCCGATACTGCTTGCGCGTCTGGAAGCGCTGCGCTTGCAGGCTGGGCAGTTGATGGGGCTGGGCGACGTCTCGGACAGCGTTATTCCAAAGCCAGTCCTGGTCAGCCCCGGCGATTCGCCGGAAAGCATTACGTCGCGCTACTTTACGCCCCGCAAATGTCATGCGTCGCATGCAGTCACCGGCGCCATCGGCGTTGCCAGCGCATTCGCCTTACCTGGGACGGTTGCTAGCCAATTGACCCGATTGCCCGGCCGCCACGCACTTGTCGTCTTGCACCCAGCGGGACGGATCGAAGTGGAGGTGGAATTGGAGGGGGAGGGCGATGCGGCTACTGTAACAAGAGCGGCTCTCGTTCGAACGGCACGCAAGATCATAGAAGGTCAGCTCCATCTGCCCGAATATGTCTTCTCGCGGCCGGAAGGCAGCCGAGTAAAGCAGGCCTCGGCTCGGCATTCATTGCGGATCATCGTACCAACCCGTGCCGGAGGCGGCAACGATCTTGTGGCACATCTTATTGGTCCCAGGCTTGGGCGACTGCTGGGGCATGACGTCATCATCGATAACCGTCCCGGTGCCAACGGCGGCATCGCCTGCGAGTACGTGGCGCGGGCAGTACCCGATGGTCAGACGCTCTTGCTCGGCTATATTGGAACTCATTCAATGAATCCGGCCCTGCAACCTGTTGGGTATGATCCGGTTTCGTCTTTTTCTCCGGTCGGGCTTATAGGATCGTCACCGATATTGTTGGTGGCGAATCCAATGCAGACGCCGCTTGACCTGGGTACGCTGGTCGCCCACATGAAGCGCGAGCCTGGAAGGTTTCGCTACGCGTCCGCAGGGGACGGTACACCGCCGCACTTTGCCGCAGAGCTTTTCCAACTGGCCACTGGCACTTCGATGCGCAGTACTACCTTCGAGGGCGCAGCGCCTGCCATCGCGTCGACCATTGATGGACGGACACAGGTTATGTTCGCGAGCCTGCTGACAGCGTATCGGCCGGTGGGTGCCGGTCAGTTGCGAGCACTGGCAGTCGCCGGACCCAAACGTCTGCCAGTGCTGCCAGAAGTACCGACGCTTGCGGAGTTGGGCGTGAGGGGCATGGAATTGACTCAGTGGTATGGTCTGTTTGCCCCGGCGGGAACTGCTGCCACGATGGTGGAGCAGCTCAATGGCGCCTTGGCTGCAGTCCTACGGGATCCAGAGGTCAAAGAGGGCTTCGAGAGCTACGGCGCAGCCCCCGAGCCGGGCGGTTCCGAACTTCTCGCAAGACGGGTGGAGACTGAACTAGAGCGCTGGCAGCGCATTGTTAGGGTGTCAGGTCTTGCGCCGTCGTCGATCGACGGTGACCCGGTGCAACAGTTTCTGGAGCCCTGCTAA
- a CDS encoding efflux transporter outer membrane subunit: MSRWNHPLRALLACACCLGGCARLGPDFQPQHAPWTQQWHSPALEQATEQRAQPDIREWWQVFADPTLERLVAEADAHNASLRIAGLRVMEARAQLGIAQSGRFPQLQQASADALYTDRRQAGGLNPQNSRFWQYSAGFDIGWELDFWGRFSRAIESADAVYFAARANRDDVLVLLRAQVAETYFALRTAEARLRIARDNAALQKRSLEITERLFKSGETDELDLQQAKTQYLGTLSSIPEFESQIMRTRNALAVLMGRPPGPLPELPELVGKEGVIPLIDRAVLQDVPASLLLRRPDIRAAELQIAAQSALIGVAEADLYPSLTLLGSIVWSASTLAGTPNSLALIGGPSLRWSVFDYGRIKNTVRVQDARLQQLIVAYQDAVRQAAREADDAASALIKALDREQILRDSALAARRSLTLANALYREGYSDFQRVLDAQRALATQQDAYLVNRSNAVSNLIALYKALGGSWHSEQPLVDPATRQQMQQRTDWGNLLDEPGPPSAGASLPVKQR; the protein is encoded by the coding sequence ATGTCGCGCTGGAATCATCCGCTGCGCGCATTGCTGGCCTGCGCCTGTTGCCTTGGCGGCTGCGCGCGCCTGGGGCCGGATTTCCAGCCGCAGCATGCGCCCTGGACGCAGCAGTGGCACAGCCCGGCGCTTGAGCAGGCGACCGAGCAGCGGGCCCAGCCCGACATCCGCGAGTGGTGGCAGGTCTTTGCCGACCCGACGCTCGAACGCCTGGTCGCCGAAGCCGACGCGCACAATGCCAGCCTGCGGATTGCCGGCCTGCGCGTGATGGAAGCGCGCGCCCAACTGGGCATTGCCCAGAGCGGGCGCTTCCCGCAACTGCAGCAGGCCAGTGCCGATGCCCTGTACACGGACCGCCGGCAGGCCGGCGGCCTGAACCCGCAGAACAGCCGCTTCTGGCAATACAGCGCGGGCTTCGACATCGGCTGGGAACTCGATTTCTGGGGCCGCTTCAGCCGCGCCATCGAATCTGCCGATGCTGTCTATTTTGCCGCCCGAGCCAACCGCGACGATGTGCTGGTGCTGCTGCGCGCCCAGGTGGCTGAGACCTACTTTGCGCTGCGCACGGCCGAGGCACGGCTGCGCATCGCCCGCGACAACGCAGCGCTGCAAAAGCGCAGCCTTGAGATCACCGAGCGGCTGTTCAAGAGTGGCGAGACCGACGAGCTCGACCTGCAGCAAGCGAAGACGCAGTACCTGGGCACCCTGAGCAGCATTCCTGAATTTGAAAGCCAGATCATGCGCACCCGCAATGCCCTGGCGGTGCTGATGGGCCGCCCGCCAGGCCCGTTGCCGGAGCTGCCGGAACTGGTGGGCAAGGAAGGGGTGATTCCACTGATCGATCGCGCGGTACTGCAGGATGTGCCTGCCAGCCTGTTGTTGCGCCGTCCGGATATTCGCGCCGCCGAGCTGCAGATTGCCGCGCAATCGGCGCTGATCGGCGTGGCCGAAGCCGATCTCTATCCGTCGCTGACGTTGCTGGGCAGCATTGTCTGGTCCGCCAGCACGCTGGCCGGCACGCCCAACAGCCTGGCCCTGATCGGTGGCCCCAGCCTGCGCTGGAGCGTGTTCGACTACGGCCGCATCAAGAACACCGTGCGCGTGCAGGACGCCCGCCTGCAGCAGCTGATCGTCGCCTACCAGGATGCCGTGCGGCAGGCGGCGCGCGAGGCCGACGATGCCGCCAGTGCCCTGATCAAGGCGCTGGATCGCGAGCAGATCCTGCGCGACAGCGCGCTGGCCGCCAGGCGTTCGCTGACGCTGGCCAACGCGCTCTACCGCGAAGGCTACTCGGACTTCCAGCGCGTGCTGGATGCTCAGCGTGCGCTGGCCACCCAGCAGGACGCCTACCTGGTCAACCGCAGCAATGCCGTCAGCAACCTGATCGCCTTGTACAAGGCCCTCGGCGGCAGCTGGCACAGCGAGCAGCCACTGGTGGACCCGGCCACCCGTCAGCAGATGCAGCAACGCACCGACTGGGGGAACCTGCTGGATGAACCGGGCCCGCCGTCCGCCGGTGCCAGCCTCCCAGTGAAGCAGAGGTAG
- a CDS encoding HlyD family secretion protein, which produces MSDAPQPTAAPAPSAPPPAADPARKGVRWVLLLIVISLTWYLFADRLTPYTQQARVQAFVVPVAAEVSGRVTKVHVRNNQDVAAGTVLFEVDPQHYKIAVDRARADLESTRRQIGASTAGIESAQASLRAARANELKARQDRDRLERLYSDDPGTISLRRLEVARASLEQAVSQVAAAKAEVQRAREQQGGSEEENAKLRSAATALEKAELDLANTQVRARAAGLVTDLRTDAGQFAAAGNPVMTLIAIHDLWISAEMTENNLGRVEPGTPVAIVLDALPGRIFEGRVRSVGYGVNVGPSTPPGSLPTVQNSRDWLRPAQRFPVVVEIAQGELASMRGIRVGGQAEVMAFPTQGNPLNPLGRVFLYLMSWLSYVY; this is translated from the coding sequence ATGAGCGATGCCCCGCAACCCACCGCAGCCCCAGCGCCCAGCGCACCGCCGCCCGCCGCCGACCCGGCAAGGAAGGGCGTGCGCTGGGTGCTCTTGCTGATCGTCATCAGCCTGACCTGGTACCTGTTTGCCGACCGGTTGACCCCGTACACGCAGCAGGCGCGGGTACAGGCTTTCGTGGTGCCGGTTGCGGCGGAAGTGTCCGGGCGTGTGACCAAGGTGCATGTGCGCAACAACCAGGACGTCGCGGCAGGCACTGTCCTGTTCGAGGTGGATCCCCAGCACTACAAGATTGCCGTGGACCGCGCCCGCGCCGATCTGGAGTCGACACGCCGGCAGATCGGCGCCAGCACCGCGGGCATCGAATCGGCGCAGGCATCGCTGCGCGCAGCACGCGCCAACGAGCTCAAGGCGCGCCAGGACAGGGACCGCCTGGAGCGCCTGTACAGCGATGATCCCGGCACCATTTCCCTGCGCCGTCTGGAGGTGGCGCGCGCCAGCCTCGAGCAGGCTGTCAGCCAGGTCGCCGCCGCCAAGGCCGAGGTCCAGCGTGCGCGCGAACAGCAGGGGGGCAGCGAGGAAGAGAACGCCAAGCTGCGCAGCGCCGCCACTGCCCTGGAAAAGGCCGAACTGGATCTCGCCAATACGCAGGTGCGGGCGCGCGCCGCCGGGCTGGTCACCGACCTGCGCACCGATGCCGGCCAGTTTGCCGCGGCCGGCAATCCGGTCATGACGCTGATCGCGATCCACGATCTGTGGATCAGCGCGGAGATGACCGAGAACAACCTGGGCCGTGTCGAGCCCGGCACGCCGGTTGCCATCGTGCTGGATGCGCTGCCGGGCAGGATCTTTGAGGGCCGGGTGCGCAGTGTCGGCTATGGCGTCAACGTCGGCCCGAGCACGCCGCCGGGCAGCTTGCCGACGGTGCAGAACAGCCGAGACTGGCTGCGTCCGGCGCAACGCTTCCCGGTGGTGGTCGAGATTGCCCAGGGCGAACTCGCCTCGATGCGCGGCATTCGCGTGGGCGGGCAGGCCGAGGTCATGGCGTTTCCCACCCAGGGCAACCCGCTCAATCCGCTCGGCCGTGTATTCCTGTACCTGATGAGCTGGCTTTCCTATGTCTACTGA